One bacterium genomic window, CCGTAACGACGTTTTTACGTGCTTTGGGCTATTCGTCGGACCGCGACATGCTCAAGCTTTTTAATATTATTGACGAAGTGGAAATCTCCAAGATTGACGGCGATAAGATTATGGGCCGTAAATTGGCGTTAGATATCGTCAATGAGGAAACCGGCGAAATTATTGCCGAACGCGAAACTGAACTGACCGAAGAAACTTTTGCCAAGCTCAAACGCAGCAAAATCAAAAAAATTGATTTGATCAAAGCCGAAGAAGTCATTCCGGAAGTGATCGCCAATACGATTCGTAAAGACGTTACCAAAGATGAAAAAGAAGCTTTGGAAACGATTTACCGTCAACTTCGCTCCGGCGATGCGCCGGATCTGGAAACGGCGCGCGGGCTTTTGGAACGTCAATTTTTTAATTCCAAACGTTATGATCTTGGCGATGTAGGACGTAATCGTATCAATAAACGTCTGAGCCTCAATATACCGGAATCGGTTACGGTTCTTACCAAAGATGATATTATCGCGATCATCAAAGCATTGATAGAATTGCGCGACGGCATTCGCCAAACCGACGATATAGACCATCTTGGAAATCGTCGTGTGAAAACCGTCGGTGAGCAGCTCGCCGGACAATTCAGTGTAGCTTTGACGCGTATGACACGTACGATCAAAGAACGTATGAACCTGCGCGATAATGAAAATCTGACACCACAAGATCTTGTCAATGCGCGTACGGTATCCAGCGTAATCAATACGTTTTTCGGTACCAGCCAGCTTTCACAGTTTATGGATCAGACGAACCCGTTATCCGAGTTGACGCATAAACGTCGTCTCTCGGCTCTCGGACCGGGCGGCCTTACGCGTGAACGCGCAGGATTTGAAGTGCGTGACGTGCACTATACGCACTACGGTCGTCTTTGCCCGGTCGAAACACCGGAAGGCCCGAATATCGGTCTTATTTCTTCACTTTGCCTTTTTGCGCGAGTGAATCGGTACGGGTTTATCGAAACGCCTTATCGTAAAGTCGTCAAAGGTCGTGTACAGGAAAATATTGAATTTCTGATTGCCAGCGACGAAGACGGCATGACGATCGCGCAAGCGAACGAACCGATCGACAAAAAAGGTTCTTTTGACAATGAATTCGTAAAAGCGCGTAAAGAAGGTGATTTTCCGGTGGTAACTCCGGATGAAATCCAGTTCATGGATATTTCGCCTGCGCAGATTGTATCGCCGGCGGCCGCGTTGATTCCATTCCTTGAACACGATGACGCCAACCGCGCACTGATGGGATCTAACATGCAACGTCAAGCGGTGCCGTTGCTTGTGCCGGAAGCACCGATCGTAGGTACCGGTCTTGAACGCACCGTGGCTGTGGATTCACGCTCGGTTATCATTTCGGATATTGACGGTGTGGTCGAAGATGTTTCAGCAACAGAAATCACCATCCGTAAGAAAACCATGGGCGGAAAGAAAGGTAAAGACTCTGTTTCGGATACGATGACGTATCGGTTACTGAAGTTTTTCCGTACCAATCAAGATACGTGTATCAATCAACGCCCGATCGTCTCTGTAGGTGATGAAGTGAAAGCCGGACAAATTATTGCTGACGGGTGTTCGACCGAACGCGGTGATCTTGCTCTCGGTCGTAACGTGTTGGCGGCTTTCATGCCGTGGCGCGGTTATAACTTCGAAGATGCTATCATTCTGAGCGAACGCGTGATACGTGATGACGTATTTACGTCAATACACATCGAAGAGTATGAAATACAGGTACGTGATACCAAACGCGGCGAAGAAGAACTTACGCGCGAAATTCCCAACGTCAGCGAAGAAGCGACGAAGGATCTTGATGAAAACGGTGTTATCCGTGTCGGTGCAGAAGTATTGGCCGGTGATATTCTTGTAGGAAAAGTAACACCTAAAGGTGAAACGGATCCTACGCCGGAAGAAAAACTTCTGAAAGCGATTTTCGGAGATAAAGCCGGTGATGTCAAGGACGCATCCCTCAAAGCGCCTCCGGGCATGAAGGGGATTGTCATTTCGACCAAACTTTTCAGCCGTAAGAAAAAAGATACAGAATCCAAAAAAGAAGATAAGAAGAAGCTCGAAGAATTGGAAAACGAACTTAAAAAACAAGTTCGCCGTTTGAAATCCAACTTGCGCGATGAGTTGACCAAACTGCTTGTCGGCAAAGTATCGGCAGGCGTTGTCTACACGGACGGTTCCGAGTTTTTGAAAAAAGGTAAAAAATTTACCGAAGATTCTTTCAAAAATTTGGACCCTGCGGAAATCAACCTGCAGGAAAGCCGTTGGACGGATGATGAAGAAACAAACGAGATGGCCAATTTCTTATTTGACAACTTTGAACGCAATGCCGAAGAAGTCGAAACGGAATACAATTCCGAGAAATTCAAAGTCCAGGTTGGGGATGAATTGCCTCCGGGAATTGTACAGTTGGCTAAAGTCCAGGTTGCTAAGAAACGCAAAATCTCGGTCGGCGATAAGATGGCAGGACGTCACGGAAACAAAGGCGTTGTGTCCAAAATCGTTCCCACTGAAGATATGCCATTTCTGAGCGACGGTACACCTGTTGACGTGATTCTCAATCCGCTCGGAGTGCCTTCGCGTATGAATCTTGGACAGATATTTGAAACTTCGCTCGGTTGGGCGGGTAAGATTCTCGGCAAACACTATGAAACCAACGTGTTTGACGGAGCGAAGATATCCGATGTAAAAAACGAATTACGTTTGGCCGGTTTACCGGATCATGGTAAAGTGCGCTTGACTGACGGACGAACCGGTGATCGCTTCGATCAGGAAACTATGGTCGGCTACATCTACATGATGAAACTAAACCACCTTGTCGATGATAAGATCCATAGCCGTTCTATCGGTCCGTACTCACTCATCACGCAACAGCCCTTGGGCGGTAAGGCTCAGTTTGGCGGTCAGCGTTTTGGTGAAATGGAAGTGTGGGCGCTTGAAGCCTACGGCGCGGCTTACATTCTGCAAGAAATTCTCACGTACAAATCCGATGATGTCGGCGGACGTGCGAAAGTGTACGAGGCCATCGTTAAAGGCGATAATTTGCCTGAACCGGGTGTTCCCGAATCATTTAACGTGCTTGTACGCGAATTGCAGGGTCTTGGCCTTGAAGTAAAAATTGAGTAATTGCAACGCACGTGGTGTTGTAATTTAGATTAACTCATAACGCTCCGATAAAGGAGGATCAACCGTGTCCATATATTTGTCCAATAACAGTTTGTCAAAAGACTTTTCAACGATCACGATCGGTATCTCATCGCCGGATGCGATTTTGAGCCGTTCGTACGGAGAAGTCACCAAAGCGGAAACTATCAATTACCGCTCATTCAAGCCGGAAAAAGACGGTTTGTTTTGTGAGAAAATTTTCGGTCCCGTAAAGGATTGGGAATGCCACTGCGGTAAATACAAACGTATTCGCTACAAAGGCATCATCTGCGACCGTTGCGGCGTGGAAGTGACGCTCAAAGCCGTTCGTCGCGAACGCATGGGTCATATTTCGCTGGCCGTACCCGTCGTACACATTTGGTTTTTCAAATCCCTGCCGAGCAAGATCGGTTCGCTTCTTGGTCTGAGCATCAAGCAGCTTGAAAAAATCATTTATTACGAAAACTATATCGTCGTACAGCCCGGCAAAAGCGGTCTCAAGTACAAAGATATTATCCCTGAAGAAGAGCTGTATCGTGTCAAAGAAGAGCTCGGATTGGATAATGAAAATCTGCCGAACACCGATCCCAATAAGTTTATTGCGTTAATCGGCGGGGAAGCCGTTAAAGAATTGCTCAAGCGCGTTGATGTCGAGCAGATCTGTATTGATTTGCGTAAAGTGTTGCGCGATCCTTCGACTTCCATTCAAAAACGTTCCGATGCCTTGCGTCAGCTTCGTGTGGCCGATGCATTTCGCCTGAGCGAAGGCGCGATCGAAAACCGCCCTGAGTGGATGGTGCTCGATGTTGTGCCGGTCATTCCTCCCGAATTGCGTCCGCTCGTACCGCTTGAAGGCGGACGTTTTGCGACGAGCGATCTGAATGACTTATATCGTCGTGTCATCATACGTAATAACCGTTTGCGCAAATTGATTGAAATCCGCGCTCCTGAGGTGATTTTGCGTAATGAAAAACGCATGCTTCAGGAATCGGTTGATTCGCTTTTTGATAACAGCCGTAAGACCGCGGCAGTACGTAGCGACAGCAATCGTCCGTTGAAATCCTTGTCGGACATGCTCAAAGGAAAACAAGGCCGTTTCCGTCAAAACTTGCTCGGAAAACGCGTTGATTATTCCGGTCGTTCCGTGATCGTCGTCGGACCTGAACTCAAACTTCATGAGTGCGGTTTACCCAAAGAGATGGCCGTTGAATTATTCAAGCCATTCATTATTCGTAAACTGGTCGAACGCGGTTATGTAAAAACCGTCAAGTCAGCCAAACGCATGGTAGATAAGCATGGCGCGGAAGTATGGGAGATATTGGAAAAGATCGTTTCCGATCACCCTGTAATGCTTAACCGTGCTCCTACGTTGCACCGCCTTGGTATTCAAGCGTTTCAACCGGTGCTCGTCGAAGGCCGTGCGATCCAAGTGCACCCTCTGGTTTGCGCCGCATTTAACGCAGACTTTGACGGCGATCAGATGGCCGTTCACATTCCGCTGTCGTACGAAGCGCAAATCGAAGCGCGTATGTTGATGCTCTCGAGCCACAATATTATTCAGCCCTCCAGCGGTCGCCCGATAGCAATTCCTTCGCAGGATATTGTTTTGGGTAACTATTATCTGACTAAAGCGAAGCCCGGCGCACGCGGAGAAGGGATGCGTTTCTCATCCATTGCCGAAGTTCGTCAGGCATTTGATAACGGCGTTGCCGAATTGCATGCCAAAATCAAATTGCGTTATATCAAAGGTGAAGGCAAAACGGCTACGGTGGCGTACATTGATACGACGGTGGGTCGCTCTCTTTTCAATGAAATCATTCCCAAAGAAATGGGATTTGTCAATGAATTGATGACAAAAAAGAAAATCGAAGAAACCGTTTCCCGCATGCATCGCGCTGCAGGAAATCTTAAGACCGTTGAATTTCTTGATAACCTCAAGATGCTTGGTTTTATGACGGCAACGCGTGCCGGTGTGTCCATCGGTATTGAGGACGTATTGACGCCTCCGAATAAAGAAGGCGTACTCAAACAAGCCTCATCGCAAGTCGAAAAAGTTCAAAAAACATACCGTATGGGTCTCATGACCGATGGTGAGCGTTACAATAAAATTATCGACATCTGGACTCACGCATCCAATGATGTGGCGGCTTCGATGTATGAAAGCACACAAACCGATCGCGGCGGTTTTAATCCTATCTTCATGATGATGGATTCCGGCGCTCGCGGTTCGCGTGATCAGATCAAGCAGCTCGGCGGTATGCGCGGACTTATGTCCAAACCGCAAAAGAGTATGACGGGTCAGGTCGGTGAAATCATCGAAAACCCGATCACGGCCAGCTTCAAAGAAGGTTTGTCGGTATGGGAGTACTTTATTTCAACGCACGGTGCCCGTAAAGGTCTTGCTGACACCGCTTTGAAAACAGCTGACGCCGGTTATTTGACTCGTCGTCTTGTGGACGTTGCTCAGGACGTGATCATAACTGAAGACGATTGCGGTACGATCCTCGGCGTTAAAACGATGGCTATCAAAGAAGGCGAAGAAATCAAAGAGTCACTCGGTGAACGCTGCCTCGGCCGTGTAGCTGCGGATGACGTGATAGATCCTTCGACAGGTAAAGTGGCTATCGAAGCCGGTGAACTTATCGATGAAGCCAAAGCTGAAATGCTGAATAACTCAGCCATCGAAATGGTTGAAATTCGTTCTGTACTTACTTGCGAATCCAAACGCGGAGTATGTGCTAAGTGTTACGGACGTAATCTTGCAACCGGTAACGTTGTAAATATGGGCGAAGCCGTCGGTGTTATGGCTGCCCAGTCCATCGGTGAACCGGGTACACAGCTTACTCTGCGTACATTCCACATCGGCGGTGTGGCTGCACGCGTCGGTGAATTACCGCAAGCGCTTTCCAAGTCGGACGGCAAAGTTGTTTTCGCGCCGGGTATGAAAATGCTCGAACGTCAAACCGATGGTATCGTGATTTCACTAAGCCGCAACGGACGTATTGAACTTCTTGATGAAGATCGTTTGGTATACGCATACAAAGTTCCCTACGGTGCGGAATTGAGCGTACATGACGGCCAAAAAGTCAAAAAAGACGATCTTATTATGACATGGGATCCGTACAATACGCCGATTATTTCCGAACATGATGGTATCGTTCATTATGAAGGATTGAAAGAAGGCGTGACATGCCGTGAAGAAGCCGATGAAGCTACCGGTATGAAGCACCTTGTGGTTATCGAATCCCGCGATAAAAAGATGACTCCGAGCGTCGTGATCAAAAAAGGACGCGAAGTTCTGGAAACCCACATTTTACCGACCCGCGCGTACCTCGTTATCAAAGATGGGGAAGAAGTGCATGCCGGTGAAGCGGTAGCCAAAATCCCGCGTGAAATGGCGAAAACCAAAGATATTACCGGCGGTCTCCCGCGCGTACAGGAACTCTTTGAGGCACGTCGTCCCAAAGATTCGTCTGCCGTGGCTGAAATTGACGGTACGGTCAAAATCGGAAAAATATCCCGCGGTTACCGCGAAATTATGATCGAAGGAAAAGACGGCGAAAGCAAGTCTTACAAAATTCCTTTCGGTAAGCATCTTATCGTACACGAAGGCGATTACGTGATCGCCGGCGAACAAATGTCCGATGGGTCTGTCGCGCCGCATGATATTTTGCGTATCAAAGGCCCTGCCGAAGTACAGCGCTACTTGGTCAATGAAATTCAGGAAGTGTACCGTACTCAAGGTGTGAAGATCAACGATAAACATATCGAGGTGATCGTACGCCAGATGTTGCAACGCGTTCGTATTCAGGATCCAGGCGATACGTATTTCCTCCAGGATGATCAGGTTGACCGTCTTCGTTTTAATGAGGAGAATCAAGGTATCCGCGATAAAGTCGTGGTTTCTGACAAAGGCGATTCCAACCTCAAAGAAGGACAACTTATCAGTCGAATCGAGATCGAAAAGATCTGCAAAAAACTGGAGAAAAAACGTCCGCCTCAGTATCGCGAAGCGCAGCCTGCGACGGCCGAACCGTTATTGCTTGGAATCACCCAAGCTTCGCTCAGCACCGAAAGCTTTATTTCGGCAGCTTCCTTCCAGGAAACTACCAAAGTGCTTGCGGATGCAGCGATCAACGGTAAAACCGATTATCTGCTCGGTCTCAAAGAAAACGTGATCATGGGCCGATTAATCCCTGCCGGAACCGGTCTTAAGCGTTACCAAGATATTGCTGTTTCTTCAACCGATGTCGAAGAAGAAGCGGCAAGCGGAAAGAAAACTAAGTCCGCAAAAAAATAGTCGTATAAAAATACGATCATATAAAAGTGATGCTGTTCAATGACAGCATCACTTTTTTTTTGTTCTGTCGGAAACTATGTATTACATTGGTATAGCACGCCGTCTATAGAACCAATCTTTGTACGAAAGAGTCCCTCATATGACAATGGAAGAACAGCGTATCATTGACGCAAGATCGCATGAAAAACCCTGGAAAAAATGGGGGCCTTATCTGGCGGAGCGCCAATGGGGTACGGTACGCGAAGATTACAGTCCCTATGGTACGGCATGGGAATATCTCACGCATGATCAGGCGCGTTCTAAAACTTATCGTTGGGGAGAAGACGGTATTGCCGGTATTTCGGATGAGAAACAAATTTTATGTTTTGCTATTGCGCTGTGGAATAAAAAAGACCCTATACTTAAAGAACGATTTTTTGGTGTAACGGGTACCGAAGGAAACCACGGCGAAGATGTAAAAGAGTACTATTATTACCTCGATAGTACGCCGACACATTCGTATATGAAAATGTTGTATAAGTATCCTCTTGAAGCTTTCCCGTACGGCCAACTTGTGGAAGAGAATCGAAGACGCACTAAACTCGAACCGGAATTTGAACTTGCCGATACGAAAATATTTGATAACGATAATTATCTGGATGTTTTCGTTGAATACGCCAAAAATACACCGGAAGATATTCTCATTCGTGTCACCATTCACAATCGCAGCGGGCAGAAAGCATCGGTCAATTTGTTGCCCCAGATTTGGTTTCGTAATACATGGGCTTGGGGGTATGACAGCTATAAGCCGCGGCTTCATGCTGAAAATCATGCCATACATGTGACTCACGCTGAACTTGGAGCAATGACGCTATTTTCGAAGGAAAAGGGGGAGCTTCTTTTTTGTGAAAACGAAACCAATTATTCTAAGTTGTATAATATGCCGCCGGGTTCGGGATATTACAAAGACGCATTTCACGAATACTTAATTGGCAATAACCGAAAGGCCGTCAACCCGGATAAGGAGGGAACGAAAGCGGGAATCAATTATGATATTTCAGTGGAGGCTCAAAATTCGGTTACCGTTCTTCTAAGGTTAGGTCCGTCACGGATGAACGATCCGTTTTCTGATTTTGATACTGCTTTTCAAAATCGAATAAAGGAATGCGATGAATTTTATGCGACACTTCAAAAAAAAATGAATAATGATGACATGCGTTTAATTCAGAGACAAGCTCTGGCCGGCATGTTGTGGAGTAAGCAGTTTTATTATTTTGATGTAGCACAGTGGTTAGCCGGAGATCCGGGACAACCTTCACCGCCTAGCGAACGAAAAAAAGGCCGTAATCATGCTTGGACCCACCTGAATAATGCGGATATCCTATCCATGC contains:
- the rpoB gene encoding DNA-directed RNA polymerase subunit beta; amino-acid sequence: MSTKKVIERVNFAKNPSVVPMPDLLEIQIDSYKEFLQEDVPAEKRTNTGLQNVFLSNFPVDDAKELFKLEFLKYYVERPKYDVRECQERGVSFSVPLKATLRLISKKSADDKHPEIIEQDVYLGNLPYITEKGTFVINGAERVIVSQLHRSPGVFFDESLHPNGTKMFSARVIPFRGSWIEFTTDINDVMYVFIDRKKKFPVTTFLRALGYSSDRDMLKLFNIIDEVEISKIDGDKIMGRKLALDIVNEETGEIIAERETELTEETFAKLKRSKIKKIDLIKAEEVIPEVIANTIRKDVTKDEKEALETIYRQLRSGDAPDLETARGLLERQFFNSKRYDLGDVGRNRINKRLSLNIPESVTVLTKDDIIAIIKALIELRDGIRQTDDIDHLGNRRVKTVGEQLAGQFSVALTRMTRTIKERMNLRDNENLTPQDLVNARTVSSVINTFFGTSQLSQFMDQTNPLSELTHKRRLSALGPGGLTRERAGFEVRDVHYTHYGRLCPVETPEGPNIGLISSLCLFARVNRYGFIETPYRKVVKGRVQENIEFLIASDEDGMTIAQANEPIDKKGSFDNEFVKARKEGDFPVVTPDEIQFMDISPAQIVSPAAALIPFLEHDDANRALMGSNMQRQAVPLLVPEAPIVGTGLERTVAVDSRSVIISDIDGVVEDVSATEITIRKKTMGGKKGKDSVSDTMTYRLLKFFRTNQDTCINQRPIVSVGDEVKAGQIIADGCSTERGDLALGRNVLAAFMPWRGYNFEDAIILSERVIRDDVFTSIHIEEYEIQVRDTKRGEEELTREIPNVSEEATKDLDENGVIRVGAEVLAGDILVGKVTPKGETDPTPEEKLLKAIFGDKAGDVKDASLKAPPGMKGIVISTKLFSRKKKDTESKKEDKKKLEELENELKKQVRRLKSNLRDELTKLLVGKVSAGVVYTDGSEFLKKGKKFTEDSFKNLDPAEINLQESRWTDDEETNEMANFLFDNFERNAEEVETEYNSEKFKVQVGDELPPGIVQLAKVQVAKKRKISVGDKMAGRHGNKGVVSKIVPTEDMPFLSDGTPVDVILNPLGVPSRMNLGQIFETSLGWAGKILGKHYETNVFDGAKISDVKNELRLAGLPDHGKVRLTDGRTGDRFDQETMVGYIYMMKLNHLVDDKIHSRSIGPYSLITQQPLGGKAQFGGQRFGEMEVWALEAYGAAYILQEILTYKSDDVGGRAKVYEAIVKGDNLPEPGVPESFNVLVRELQGLGLEVKIE
- the rpoC gene encoding DNA-directed RNA polymerase subunit beta', coding for MYLSNNSLSKDFSTITIGISSPDAILSRSYGEVTKAETINYRSFKPEKDGLFCEKIFGPVKDWECHCGKYKRIRYKGIICDRCGVEVTLKAVRRERMGHISLAVPVVHIWFFKSLPSKIGSLLGLSIKQLEKIIYYENYIVVQPGKSGLKYKDIIPEEELYRVKEELGLDNENLPNTDPNKFIALIGGEAVKELLKRVDVEQICIDLRKVLRDPSTSIQKRSDALRQLRVADAFRLSEGAIENRPEWMVLDVVPVIPPELRPLVPLEGGRFATSDLNDLYRRVIIRNNRLRKLIEIRAPEVILRNEKRMLQESVDSLFDNSRKTAAVRSDSNRPLKSLSDMLKGKQGRFRQNLLGKRVDYSGRSVIVVGPELKLHECGLPKEMAVELFKPFIIRKLVERGYVKTVKSAKRMVDKHGAEVWEILEKIVSDHPVMLNRAPTLHRLGIQAFQPVLVEGRAIQVHPLVCAAFNADFDGDQMAVHIPLSYEAQIEARMLMLSSHNIIQPSSGRPIAIPSQDIVLGNYYLTKAKPGARGEGMRFSSIAEVRQAFDNGVAELHAKIKLRYIKGEGKTATVAYIDTTVGRSLFNEIIPKEMGFVNELMTKKKIEETVSRMHRAAGNLKTVEFLDNLKMLGFMTATRAGVSIGIEDVLTPPNKEGVLKQASSQVEKVQKTYRMGLMTDGERYNKIIDIWTHASNDVAASMYESTQTDRGGFNPIFMMMDSGARGSRDQIKQLGGMRGLMSKPQKSMTGQVGEIIENPITASFKEGLSVWEYFISTHGARKGLADTALKTADAGYLTRRLVDVAQDVIITEDDCGTILGVKTMAIKEGEEIKESLGERCLGRVAADDVIDPSTGKVAIEAGELIDEAKAEMLNNSAIEMVEIRSVLTCESKRGVCAKCYGRNLATGNVVNMGEAVGVMAAQSIGEPGTQLTLRTFHIGGVAARVGELPQALSKSDGKVVFAPGMKMLERQTDGIVISLSRNGRIELLDEDRLVYAYKVPYGAELSVHDGQKVKKDDLIMTWDPYNTPIISEHDGIVHYEGLKEGVTCREEADEATGMKHLVVIESRDKKMTPSVVIKKGREVLETHILPTRAYLVIKDGEEVHAGEAVAKIPREMAKTKDITGGLPRVQELFEARRPKDSSAVAEIDGTVKIGKISRGYREIMIEGKDGESKSYKIPFGKHLIVHEGDYVIAGEQMSDGSVAPHDILRIKGPAEVQRYLVNEIQEVYRTQGVKINDKHIEVIVRQMLQRVRIQDPGDTYFLQDDQVDRLRFNEENQGIRDKVVVSDKGDSNLKEGQLISRIEIEKICKKLEKKRPPQYREAQPATAEPLLLGITQASLSTESFISAASFQETTKVLADAAINGKTDYLLGLKENVIMGRLIPAGTGLKRYQDIAVSSTDVEEEAASGKKTKSAKK